TATGTTTGTGGCTTTTGCAAAGATCGAAGCTGGACTAACAAACGACCAAAATCAATTGTCTGAGCATTTTTATCTGATATCAGAGTTGGGAAGGTTGCTGTGGTATCCTGTTTTAATTGTGACACCTCAGCTTCAGAAAGCGTAAACTGATTGGCAGCTGCTAATAGCAGTTTACTTTCCCATTTTTTCAAAATTTGATTGGCATGTTGCATCGTTTCCTGATGATGATGTATATAATGCTCTAGTTTTTTTAATGTTTGCAAAGACGTAATATTATTGTCTCCTCCCAATGTTTGAATGAGAGGCAAGAGCTGTTTGTTTTTTCCAACAAGCAGTTTATATATTTGCTGTTGGCTTTTAACCACATTTTCTGCAGATGGCTCTAGCAGGTCGCTTAATAGCTGTTGTAACGGCGAATTCTCCATATGTTGGGATAACATATGGGAAAGCTTTTGAAATTGGGCAACAAGTTGATTGTTTTTTTGTACATGTAGAGCTTGAAATGTCTGTTCATTTATGGGCAATTCATGTAAGACCATCTCTTTTATAATGGGGATAAGATCTTGTTTATTTTTATGCGCTGACATAAACTGAAAAGCTTGTTGAAGCTGCTGTCTATTAAAAGGCACTTGTTCTTCCATCAATTGTTGAACAAAAGCAACTTGATGCGCTGATGGTTTAAAAGAAAGCTGATTCAACAGGTGTTTAGCCCCAACGGCTGCAGTTTCATGTGTTTGGTTGCCTAATACTTTTAAGTTAAAAATCTCATCTGCCTGCATGATTTGAAAATGATAATGCAGCCCAGCTGTTAAAGGAGCTTGCAGCTGGGCTATCAGCTTTAAACCTCCTAATTGTATTTGCGCTTTATCTTGTGGGTATATTTTTATAACTTTCCCTTGGATTATTTGACCCTTTTTTAGTTGTTGCAGTTGGGGAAATACGGATTTATTCAGCTGTAAAATCTCTTTCAACTGTTGAATACGCAAACTGCTCCCCCCTCATTAGTAAATCATTTGTTTAATTGGTGCGAATGAACGGCGATGCTGTGGGCAAACACCGTATTCCTGCAATTTTTTAAAATGCTGTTCTGTACCATATCCCATATTGGAAGCAAATTCATACATTGGATATTGCCTATGTAATTGTTTCATATATTGATCTCTCGTCACTTTTGCTAATACACTTGCCGCTGCAATGGAAATGCTTTTTGCATCTCCTTTCGTAATTGCTTCCGTTGATAATGCTAGTTGTTCCAATTCGACCGCATCAATCAATACGTGTTCTGGAACAGGTTCTAATTTACCAATTGCTTCTTGCATTGCATATTTTGTAGCTTCCAATATATTCATTTGATCTATCATTTCACTTTCAACAATTGAAATCCCATAACTTATAGCGTGTTCTTTTATGTAATGAAAAAAATCATTTCGTTTGGCTTCCGTTAATCGTTTAGAATCATCTAACCCTAGCAATAGAAAGTCAGAAGGTAAAATAACTGCTGCTGCTACAACAGGACCAGCAAGGGGCCCTCTTCCTGCTTCGTCAACACCAGCGATATATGTCATTCCTTGTTTATAGTAGGATTGTTCGTAGATTGTCATCTCAGCGTGACGTTGCTGGAATGCTTGTAATTTCAACTGCTGTTTTTCATATTTTGCTATTAATTGCTGGACCCCTTTTCGTTCATCGGATCGTAAACTTGCGAGCAGCTCTTCATTAAATTGACCCGCCTGAAACAATCTGTTTAGTTCACTTATAGACTCCTTGTGCATTTTTACCCTTCCTCTTCTTTTATCGACCAAATTATTCATATCATAAATTCCAAGAGAGATATACAGTTAAAAAAATAAATCTCCACATAACAAGACACCCATCCGGAGAT
This genomic interval from Virgibacillus pantothenticus contains the following:
- a CDS encoding ribonuclease HII, whose translation is MHKESISELNRLFQAGQFNEELLASLRSDERKGVQQLIAKYEKQQLKLQAFQQRHAEMTIYEQSYYKQGMTYIAGVDEAGRGPLAGPVVAAAVILPSDFLLLGLDDSKRLTEAKRNDFFHYIKEHAISYGISIVESEMIDQMNILEATKYAMQEAIGKLEPVPEHVLIDAVELEQLALSTEAITKGDAKSISIAAASVLAKVTRDQYMKQLHRQYPMYEFASNMGYGTEQHFKKLQEYGVCPQHRRSFAPIKQMIY